The following is a genomic window from Lysinibacillus sp. G4S2.
TGAATATTTTTCTCTTCTTCTTTAGGCTTTTCCCATGAAGTATTGTACTCTTGGGCAAATAAAGCATTCCTATAAAAATAGGCTGTTTGGTTTGGTGCAATTTGACTTACCGCACCTCTAAGAGATTGCTGCCAAATGGTCGTATTTTTATTTGGAGCATGCGTTAAAAATTCTTTCATTTGTACAATCGCAGCATGGGGGAATGGCCTTATTATAAAGGACCCAGACCTTTTACGAAGGGCTGGTCGGTTGCCGCTTGGTAAGTCAAAAAATTCTACAGCCTTAATATACGGTACTTCCTTTATCCATACACTCGTTGGTGAACCTGTTTTCTTTAAAGGACGGAGAAGTTTTTTTAACTCAGATGCTGAACCTATAAACTCTCCTTGAGCAACAATTTCACCCACTTCCTTTGATTTAAGCTCAATCTGTGAGGTTAAGCGTTCATCTGTAAAAGGCGCCCATTTTTGCCATGCATCAAATGCACGCTCGAAATCCTCCCATCCCCATGTGATCGAGAAAATGGACACATTAGCAATAGGATGCAATTTAAATGTAAGGGCTGTAACAATGCCAAAATTCCCTCCTCCACCACCACAACTTGCCCAAAATAAATCACTATTTTTCTGCTTGTTAGCTTGGATTACTTCTGCTCCTTCATGACCACTTGCACTAACCATTTCAATTTCAATCAAATTGTCACAAGTTAACCCAAACGGACGCGACAGCATGCCAATACCCCCTCCAAGCGCCAAGCCAACAACCCCTACACTACTTTCGGTTCCTGCAGGGATTGTAACACCATTT
Proteins encoded in this region:
- a CDS encoding FAD-binding oxidoreductase; translated protein: MKKVKLTGRIVTPEDTDYEQARTNNNLNDPKYPSIIVFCRNTKDVINALRWARENNEPFRIRSGRHSYENYSLLNKGLVIDVSEMNDITINLQDMTAKIKAGANLGKVYRELWENGVTIPAGTESSVGVVGLALGGGIGMLSRPFGLTCDNLIEIEMVSASGHEGAEVIQANKQKNSDLFWASCGGGGGNFGIVTALTFKLHPIANVSIFSITWGWEDFERAFDAWQKWAPFTDERLTSQIELKSKEVGEIVAQGEFIGSASELKKLLRPLKKTGSPTSVWIKEVPYIKAVEFFDLPSGNRPALRKRSGSFIIRPFPHAAIVQMKEFLTHAPNKNTTIWQQSLRGAVSQIAPNQTAYFYRNALFAQEYNTSWEKPKEEEKNIQWVENLRRALSPYTAGDYVNFPDRFIKDWLTAYYGRNVRMLREVKTKYDPFNVFNFPQSIPPNRKWL